One segment of Gadus chalcogrammus isolate NIFS_2021 chromosome 8, NIFS_Gcha_1.0, whole genome shotgun sequence DNA contains the following:
- the apoda.2 gene encoding apolipoprotein Da, duplicate 2 — protein MQVFQVLSLTLLSVMAANAQVFVWGKCPKPAVQENFDATQYLGTWYEITKLPTIFQKGECGTATYSDKSPGVVGVLNRELLANGSINAIVGSAKATDPTVPAKLEVSFFEGSPPGDYWVLSTDYTGHALVFGCSQFGPVSAQFSWILSREPTMPEETLADLQGILASAGVKVDKMVATDQDLALCAAMEQ, from the exons ATGCAGGTTTTCCAGGTGCTCTCTCTGACGCTGCTGTCCGTCATGGCAGCCAACGctcaggtgtttgtgtgggggaaGTGTCCCAAGCCCGCCGTCCAGGAGAACTTTGATGCCACTCAG TACTTGGGAACGTGGTACGAGATCACGAAGCTGCCGACCATTTTCCAGAAGGGGGAGTGCGGCACGGCCACCTACAGCGATAAGAGCCCCGGGGTGGTGGGAGTCCTCAACAGAGAGCTGCT CGCCAACGGAAGCATCAACGCCATTGTTGGATCTGCCAAGGCGACGGACCCGACTGTGCCCGCCAAGCTTGAGGTTTCCTTCTTCGAGG gctcTCCCCCTGGCGACTACTGGGTGCTGTCCACCGACTACACCGGCCACGCCCTGGTGTTCGGCTGCAGCCAGTTCGGTCCCGTGAGCGCCCAGTTCTCCTGGATCCTGAGCAGGGAGCCCACCATGCCCGAGGAGACCCTCGCCGACCTCCAAGGCATCCTGGCCTCCGCCGGGGTCAAGGTCGACAAGATGGTGGCCACCGACCAGGACCTGGCCCTGTGTGCCGCCATGGAGCAGTAA